The Lineus longissimus chromosome 2, tnLinLong1.2, whole genome shotgun sequence genome window below encodes:
- the LOC135483780 gene encoding cell division cycle-associated protein 7-like translates to MESLKKTYKLSEYELQRLKNIEDNKTMLSRLMEDLKNFNIPKPKPQKFQPTKRNPRRAPRYNPISRPVTRSRRGSISSANSTSEASTPEKLNKHLVVSFGFFKKRPSDAKADGDDWLEDEHEDEAVSRRPKRAAVDRTVKAAEEITEEDLKLVADTVGDKSYDSVYGTTCHQCRQKTHDMKTICRSEDCYGVRGQFCGPCLRNRYGEDARIALTDPKWECPPCRGICNCSFCRKKAGVRCTGILIHLAREKGYTDVNAYLQNLRRA, encoded by the exons ATGGAATCTCTGAAGAAAACATAC AAACTAAGTGAATATGAGCTGCAGCGGTTGAAGAATATTGAGGATAACAAAACAATG CTATCCCGATTGATGGAAGATTTGAAGAACTTCAATATCCCAAAACCAAAGCCGCAG AAGTTTCAGCCAACAAAGCGCAATCCGAGACGTGCACCACGTTACAATCCAATCTCACGTCCTGTGACCAGATCTAGAAGAGGTTCAATTTCTTCTGCCAACTCGACTTCTGAAGCTTCTACCCCGGAGAAATTGAACAAG CATCTCGTTGTAAGCTTTGGATTTTTCAAGAAACGACCAAGCGATGCAAAGGCCGATGGTGATGATTGGTTGGAAGATGAGCATGAG GATGAAGCAGTCTCAAGGCGCCCAAAACGTGCTGCAGTTGACAGGACTGTGAAAGCAGCAGAGGAAATAACTGAAGAAGATCTCAAGTTGGTGGCAGACACAGTTGGAGATAAAAGCTATGATAGTGTTTAT GGAACAACCTGCCATCAATGTCGTCAGAAAACCCATGACATGAAGACAATCTGTCGGTCTGAAGATTGCTATGGTGTGCGGGGACAGTTCTGTGGACCATGTTTGAGGAATCGCTATGGAGAAGATGCACGCATTGCCCTAACAGATCCT AAATGGGAATGCCCACCATGCAGGGGGATCTGTAACTGCAGTTTCTGCCGCAAGAAGGCCGGTGTTAGGTGTACAGGCATTCTGATACATCTTGCGCGAGAGAAGGGATACACAGATGTAAATGCTTATCTCCAGAA CTTGAGGAGAGCTTAA
- the LOC135483781 gene encoding uncharacterized protein LOC135483781, producing the protein MESIDLDMDDLFDVRGDIDEDAAFPPSPTGFGDNEAPESGGAGGSGGEGEENEEGEIQSQVIQRLRDMSKGAGKRVIRNPQPKLDADRLNGDRGIAILPKIFKDFKLKGPGHEIDDLNVMMRKMEHWAHRLYPKMTFDEVIERVERLGGKKAVQTTIKKIRLDIPLLDEEFGNGEDGEKKSGDEADDRKDESGDKLGYPDEVDLIDSDAENVLDEMIREDSTFTQPVTGTPARKDKPLPSELSTPRDSEPSTPILSQTPQSNTINVTAASPVLTDEVKERIERNKRLALERRQARLKGLTPAKTGTVLTSATPSSQASQVEFSQPSQTLKDSQSTDTEIPKGTEKDGDKKSNDFPSEDHMHLFVDATMDTENHSGATCESKESGSEEKLHLFVEETMETEKDKDAQSNDSVEKDVQLFIEPTMKTAKSDAQLKSSSEALHLFVEPTIETDTCGSLKETESDPIESAMDDDLHLFMEETAATEKEEQMKDTKAKEGVLVAHDSLVNETEPLGESGDFKRNSVEKDENEMTEGELHLFLGVTESVSGNTESRVSAGSVEKSDQAVGSQNMTDQDDDEDELRLCIDSTEESQEEEMDTGV; encoded by the exons ATGGAGAGTATTGACCTCGATATGGATGATCTCTTTGATGTTCGTGGTGACATTGATGAGGATGCAGCTTTTCCGCCATCACCTACTGGATTTGGAGACAACGAGGCTCCTGAGAGTGGTGGTGctggtggtagtggtggtgaaggagaagaaaatgaag AGGGTGAAATTCAAAGTCAAGTCATCCAGAGGTTACGAGACATGTCTAAAGGTGCAGGAAAACGAGTGATAAGGAATCCACAACCCAAGTTAGATGCAGACAG GTTAAATGGAGATCGAGGGATTGCTATTCTTCCAAAAATATTCAAGGATTTCAAGCTCAAAGGACCAGGGCATGAG ATTGATGATCTAAATGTCATGATGAGAAAGATGGAACACTGGGCACATCGCTTGTACCCAAAGATGACCTTCGATGAGGTGATTGAGCGAGTCGAGAGACTAGGTGGGAAGAAGGCTGTACAGACGACCATCAAGAAGATTCGACTTGATATTCCATTGCTGGACGAGGAATTTGGTAACGGAGAAGATGGCGAAAAGAAATCTGGTGATGAAGCGGACGATCGGAAGGACGAATCAGGCGATAAGCTCGGATATCCAGATGAG GTCGATTTGATTGATTCCGATGCTGAGAATGTCCTTGATGAGATGATACGAGAGGACTCCACATTCACACAGCCTGTTACGGGTACTCCTGCTCGGAAAGATAAACCACTCCCCTCAGAGCTGAGCACTCCTCGAGATAGTGAACCATCGACACCAATTCTGTCGCAGACACCACAATCCAATACCATAAATGTCACAGCAGCTTCACCA GTTCTCACTGATGAAGTAAAAGAGAGAATAGAGCGAAATAAACGATTGGCCCTGGAGAGACGACAAGCTAGGCTGAAGGGACTGACGCCAGCTAAAACTG GTACTGTGTTGACCTCAGCCACACCAAGTAGTCAGGCTTCTCAAGTAGAATTTAGTCAGCCTTCTCAAACTCTAAAGGATTCTCAATCCACGGATACTGAGATCCCAAAAGGAACTGAAAAGGATGGTGATAAAAAATCGAatgattttccctctgaggatCACATGCACCTTTTTGTTGATGCTACCATGGACACCGAAAATCATTCAGGTGCTACATGTGAGTCGAAAGAAAGTGGTTCAGAAGAGAAGCTTCATTTGTTTGTTGAGGAAACTATGGAAACTGAAAAGGATAAAGATGCTCAGTCAAATGACTCTGTAGAAAAGGATGTGCAATTGTTTATAGAGCCAACAATGAAGACAGCAAAAAGTGATGCTCAGCTAAAAAGTAGTTCTGAGGCTTTGCATTTGTTTGTTGAGCCTACCATTGAAACAGATACATGTGGTTCTCTCAAGGAGACAGAATCTGATCCTATAGAAAGTGCTATGGATGATGACCTTCACTTGTTCATGGAGGAGACCGCAGCAACTGAAAAAGAGGAGCAGATGAAAGACACTAAAGCTAAAGAAGGTGTTTTAGTGGCTCATGATTCATTAGTAAATGAAACTGAGCCACTGGGGGAATCGGGGGATTTCAAACGAAATTCTGTGGAAAAGGATGAGAATGAAATGACTGAAGGTGAACTGCATTTATTTCTTGGGGTAACTGAATCTGTCAGTGGCAATACTGAAAGCAGGGTTAGTGCTGGCTCTGTGGAGAAGTCTGACCAAGCAGTTGGCTCACAAAATATGACTGATCAGGACGACGATGAAGATGAGCTGCGTCTGTGTATTGATTCAACTGAGGAGAGCCAGGAGGAAGAAATGGACACTGGTGTTTAG